The Streptococcus viridans genome includes a window with the following:
- a CDS encoding DUF1269 domain-containing protein, whose translation MENVVVSIFHIESEAFQAFSELKQFVQTENTKLAQASIVKAENGVVNVKDSFDLMNSLGDDYFEGGLIGSLIGILGGPLGVLFGFATGGAIGASVGSDKELINSALITTVSKKLTNGEVAIIALVQENDESVLNAIFEKYQVDIARWDVATVAAEIESALKIQEDLEHQAKARLIADKKEARREKFDKLKANIKEKFSKKN comes from the coding sequence ATGGAAAATGTTGTTGTCTCAATTTTTCATATTGAAAGTGAAGCCTTTCAGGCCTTTTCAGAATTAAAACAGTTTGTTCAAACTGAAAATACCAAATTAGCTCAGGCTTCAATTGTAAAAGCTGAAAATGGTGTTGTTAACGTCAAAGATAGCTTTGATTTGATGAATTCCCTAGGAGATGATTATTTCGAAGGCGGATTAATTGGTAGTTTAATCGGAATTTTAGGTGGACCACTAGGTGTTCTCTTTGGTTTTGCTACTGGTGGAGCAATTGGCGCCTCCGTTGGTTCAGACAAAGAATTGATCAATTCGGCATTAATTACAACCGTTAGTAAAAAGTTGACTAATGGCGAAGTAGCTATTATTGCACTTGTACAAGAAAATGATGAATCTGTTTTAAATGCTATTTTTGAAAAGTATCAGGTTGACATTGCTAGATGGGATGTCGCTACTGTTGCGGCAGAGATAGAGTCAGCTCTCAAAATTCAAGAAGATTTAGAGCATCAAGCTAAAGCTCGCTTAATTGCGGATAAAAAAGAAGCTCGTCGTGAAAAATTTGATAAATTGAAAGCTAATATTAAAGAGAAATTTTCGAAAAAAAATTAA
- a CDS encoding DUF308 domain-containing protein: MKFSNRLLLFLAGVVFVLLGLFLFTNPVANLVAYSWWIAFGLLVSSIAAILGYFSAPKELRSPVYLFQGFVSLLLALYLVAYGFVTLPVVIPTIVGIWLIVEAIIAFFKGNRLGLIFPIIGSNITWVALLEFLLGLVILFNPVATGVFVVYVIAFAFLVTGFTYIIEVFRK; encoded by the coding sequence ATGAAATTTTCTAATCGTTTACTGCTATTCCTTGCAGGAGTTGTTTTTGTCCTTTTAGGACTTTTCCTATTTACAAACCCAGTAGCTAATCTTGTTGCTTACAGCTGGTGGATTGCATTTGGTTTACTGGTTTCTTCTATAGCAGCTATTTTAGGCTATTTCTCTGCACCAAAAGAGCTTCGCTCACCTGTTTATCTTTTCCAAGGATTTGTTAGTCTTCTCTTAGCTCTTTACCTCGTTGCTTATGGCTTTGTGACCCTGCCGGTCGTCATTCCGACCATTGTAGGAATTTGGTTAATTGTAGAAGCCATTATTGCTTTCTTTAAAGGCAATCGTCTAGGATTGATTTTCCCTATTATTGGTAGCAATATCACGTGGGTAGCCTTGCTTGAATTTTTACTAGGTCTAGTGATTCTGTTCAATCCAGTGGCTACAGGTGTCTTTGTCGTTTATGTCATTGCCTTTGCATTTTTAGTTACTGGCTTCACCTACATTATTGAGGTCTTTCGTAAATAG
- a CDS encoding WXG100 family type VII secretion target gives MAGAISLTPEELRSQASVYTTAASSIEAEIQKVSSTNDAIASTWQGQAFNAYLEQFEQLRANVKQMEELLVSVNQQLIAYANTVEERDVADKASFGF, from the coding sequence ATGGCAGGAGCTATTTCACTTACCCCAGAAGAACTACGTTCTCAAGCGAGCGTGTACACAACAGCTGCAAGCAGTATTGAAGCTGAAATTCAAAAAGTTTCAAGTACTAATGACGCAATTGCATCAACATGGCAAGGTCAAGCTTTCAATGCATACCTTGAGCAGTTTGAACAATTGAGAGCAAATGTAAAACAAATGGAAGAACTCCTTGTGAGTGTAAACCAACAGCTTATTGCTTATGCTAATACTGTGGAAGAGCGTGATGTAGCTGATAAGGCATCATTCGGTTTCTAA
- the esaA gene encoding type VII secretion protein EsaA, translating to MFRLKTINKKVLTIILTLITLIAVSSTFVYIAFKDSSVTQVLGKESSETRYVLVNEDDGWEFEGKKYELGHDFVTLVSQDEQHKWSTSNRSQAKAGIEGGEYDAMIVIPKNFSQSVLSLQSIDPQKANIEYHIRNGQNQVTQQVIEKNINTVLYDFNKKIVQMYFSSVVASVTDAQQNVTGIVDTEYQNSTFLKNYIQTPFQSFPQSFSSVSAITNSLQSNSTAIENEQKSFVSSVTSLMDGNAEEAGGIADTLQPEGNGTNASDSSASTNQYSGLDIYYNKMLASLMILGAEESATPSQPVDSEGTPVKSIYTRFLENAKQYESAQKLTKTALETNIKKVEGQISDLQNLQQVISSKYYGDSKLTPETATVENAKEAIAVLMNPDKRSKLDKDYLSQLNVQVGATPTASLSSLIDALVTKNVITGDQANLYRSELALVNRYASDFGVGTGTTTSYNFVNRQESDKANSFQTTATFNIGTGGDTISLNGEGVSISNGGDVAAQIQSSLNQQLAPYNKAATVSASSNGFVISIHDTAGASVPSESTTVESTTAETTPAENTSVENPQADQGTDKQTNVPEKDVTSSNQVRTQVVKVPVAPSSLPVTVSVNLSWSSQPTENRSYNEVDYQWTNSQGGISSGKLAVFDTKNDTIVQDLPLILNNFSSLDKAAQQITTIFSDPSESITSFALRAQNNNTSLGDLAGPNSIYYRYNNIDKKTLAKSVSDEFAEAYKKDGDYIFNELNKRITDLTVLLGTPDDTATSEKEVTLYGLLNSIPSQNDYYQLIAELGDWYNNAKVTLDDFYKSDTSSRTEQDAANTAKLTNVASQLRNIQKSAKDISKQTETTASGLPKMDEVVKSFSTDVQQLEESVNAVLNSVNKYVSSTDSNLADNQKYVESFNKVLSNTKNGGADNQKVFNFLSSPIEVSAIKGSTAKVSIIPYYMTVVSALLTILISFFTMYLINPRSLDKRDKIKTPNRIWYNLPNTVKINSIAGISAMVFAIVTSTILQSVSKVVWILYTFLLVFALINLFVYLLRKFERTLTLYIFTFLLGIYLLLMPIIGSSTKPGTIVSLLYRFSPFQNIENGYVALINGIGVGGMTIFILVLVAFAVTLLNLFIKPLKEESV from the coding sequence ATGTTTCGTTTGAAAACAATAAATAAAAAGGTTCTCACAATAATATTAACATTAATTACGCTAATAGCAGTGTCGAGTACTTTTGTCTATATAGCATTTAAAGACTCGTCAGTAACTCAAGTATTAGGTAAAGAATCTTCTGAGACTAGATATGTTTTGGTTAACGAAGATGATGGGTGGGAATTTGAAGGAAAGAAATATGAACTGGGACATGATTTTGTCACATTAGTTTCTCAAGATGAACAACATAAGTGGTCGACCTCTAATCGAAGCCAAGCAAAAGCGGGGATTGAGGGTGGTGAATATGATGCTATGATTGTAATTCCTAAGAATTTTTCTCAATCAGTTTTATCATTACAAAGTATAGACCCACAAAAAGCCAATATTGAATATCATATTAGAAATGGTCAAAATCAGGTAACACAACAAGTTATCGAGAAAAATATTAATACAGTTCTATATGATTTCAATAAGAAGATTGTACAAATGTATTTTTCAAGTGTTGTTGCAAGTGTAACGGATGCACAGCAAAATGTCACAGGAATAGTAGATACAGAATACCAAAACTCAACCTTTTTGAAGAACTATATTCAAACACCTTTTCAGTCATTTCCACAATCGTTTAGTAGCGTATCAGCTATAACCAATTCTTTACAATCAAACAGTACGGCTATTGAGAATGAACAGAAAAGTTTTGTTTCTTCAGTTACGTCACTCATGGACGGGAATGCTGAAGAAGCAGGGGGGATTGCAGATACCCTTCAGCCAGAAGGCAATGGGACAAATGCCTCTGATTCAAGCGCTAGTACCAATCAATATAGTGGTTTAGATATTTATTACAACAAAATGCTTGCGAGTCTTATGATTTTAGGTGCGGAAGAATCAGCAACTCCTTCTCAACCAGTTGATTCTGAAGGGACTCCAGTTAAAAGTATTTATACTCGTTTCTTAGAAAATGCTAAGCAGTATGAAAGTGCTCAAAAACTGACAAAAACAGCATTAGAAACAAATATTAAAAAGGTAGAAGGTCAAATTAGTGACCTTCAAAACCTACAACAAGTTATTTCTTCAAAATATTACGGAGATAGTAAATTAACTCCAGAGACAGCAACTGTTGAAAATGCAAAAGAAGCGATTGCCGTTTTAATGAATCCTGACAAGAGATCGAAGCTTGATAAAGATTACCTCTCACAGCTTAACGTTCAGGTGGGAGCTACTCCAACTGCTTCGTTATCTTCATTAATTGATGCGCTTGTTACGAAGAATGTTATTACTGGTGACCAAGCTAATTTATATAGAAGTGAGTTAGCTCTTGTTAATCGTTATGCAAGTGATTTTGGAGTAGGAACTGGAACTACTACATCATATAATTTTGTGAATCGTCAAGAGTCTGACAAGGCAAATTCCTTCCAAACAACAGCTACCTTTAACATCGGTACTGGTGGAGATACTATTTCATTAAATGGAGAAGGTGTTTCTATTTCAAATGGTGGAGATGTTGCGGCTCAGATTCAATCGAGCTTAAATCAGCAACTTGCCCCATACAACAAAGCAGCTACAGTATCCGCTTCATCGAATGGTTTTGTTATTTCTATCCATGATACAGCGGGTGCAAGTGTTCCTTCAGAAAGTACTACTGTAGAAAGTACCACTGCAGAGACTACTCCTGCAGAAAATACTTCTGTGGAAAACCCACAAGCTGATCAAGGTACAGACAAACAAACGAATGTCCCAGAAAAAGATGTGACTTCAAGTAATCAAGTCCGGACTCAGGTTGTGAAGGTACCAGTAGCGCCAAGTTCTCTACCGGTGACGGTATCTGTAAATTTATCCTGGAGCTCTCAACCTACAGAAAATCGTTCTTATAATGAAGTGGACTACCAATGGACTAATAGTCAAGGTGGGATTTCTTCTGGCAAACTGGCTGTGTTTGACACGAAAAACGATACAATTGTCCAAGATTTGCCACTTATTCTTAATAATTTTTCATCTTTGGATAAAGCGGCTCAACAAATAACAACGATCTTTTCGGATCCTTCAGAGTCAATCACTTCTTTTGCACTTCGTGCACAGAATAATAATACTTCGTTGGGAGATTTAGCAGGACCAAACTCTATTTATTATCGCTACAATAATATTGATAAAAAGACATTAGCTAAGTCAGTGTCTGATGAATTTGCTGAAGCTTATAAAAAAGATGGCGATTATATCTTTAATGAACTAAATAAGAGAATCACAGATTTAACAGTATTGCTGGGAACCCCGGATGATACAGCAACATCTGAGAAAGAAGTTACTCTCTATGGTCTTTTAAATTCTATTCCTAGTCAAAATGATTATTATCAACTAATCGCAGAGTTAGGTGATTGGTACAATAATGCCAAAGTAACGCTAGATGATTTTTATAAGTCTGATACAAGTTCTCGAACAGAGCAAGATGCTGCAAATACAGCCAAGTTAACGAATGTTGCTTCTCAATTGAGAAATATCCAAAAATCAGCGAAAGATATTTCAAAGCAAACTGAAACGACAGCTAGTGGACTGCCTAAGATGGATGAGGTTGTAAAAAGCTTTTCAACAGATGTGCAGCAATTAGAGGAATCAGTGAATGCTGTGTTAAATAGTGTTAATAAATACGTATCTAGTACAGATTCTAACTTAGCAGACAATCAAAAATATGTAGAATCCTTTAATAAAGTGCTATCAAATACTAAGAATGGTGGAGCAGATAATCAAAAAGTATTTAATTTCTTATCATCACCTATTGAAGTTAGTGCCATTAAAGGATCCACTGCAAAGGTCTCTATTATTCCGTATTATATGACAGTTGTTAGTGCTCTTCTTACCATTTTGATTAGTTTCTTTACTATGTACTTGATTAATCCTCGGAGTCTTGATAAACGAGATAAAATTAAAACACCGAATCGTATCTGGTACAATCTTCCTAATACAGTAAAGATCAACTCAATTGCAGGTATATCAGCGATGGTATTCGCAATTGTCACTTCGACAATCCTTCAATCCGTCTCAAAAGTAGTATGGATTCTATATACATTCTTACTAGTATTCGCTTTAATTAATCTTTTTGTTTACCTATTGCGAAAATTTGAAAGAACACTTACCTTATATATCTTTACATTCTTGCTAGGTATTTACTTGCTGTTAATGCCAATTATTGGTTCGTCAACAAAACCGGGAACAATAGTTTCACTCCTTTATCGTTTCTCACCTTTCCAAAATATTGAAAATGGTTATGTTGCCTTAATTAATGGTATCGGTGTTGGAGGAATGACAATTTTTATCTTGGTATTAGTTGCATTTGCAGTAACATTGCTAAATTTGTTTATAAAACCATTAAAGGAAGAGTCTGTTTAG
- a CDS encoding type VII secretion EssA family protein produces the protein MSSKKILSVFHLFIVLTGLVLTHNLVFADDKSSLEIHNDVIYGGDQEQKQYEHYENKTDLFFEKKEEQNKDLKQKESSYLNELTDKVFQDDWGHKKESSSKDILFQSDYSVPEFIPNALEDSSHSWIKIFFGSLFLLGGTLIAFIGWRLGKVFSDFQLKNKE, from the coding sequence ATGTCTAGTAAAAAAATACTTTCAGTATTCCATCTTTTCATAGTTTTGACAGGATTAGTATTGACACACAATCTTGTCTTTGCGGATGACAAATCATCACTTGAGATTCATAATGATGTCATTTATGGTGGAGATCAGGAACAAAAGCAGTATGAACACTATGAAAATAAGACTGATTTATTTTTTGAAAAGAAAGAAGAACAAAATAAGGACCTTAAACAAAAGGAAAGTAGCTATTTGAACGAATTAACTGACAAAGTCTTTCAGGATGATTGGGGACATAAAAAAGAGTCATCATCAAAAGATATTCTTTTCCAGTCAGATTATTCTGTTCCAGAATTCATACCAAATGCTTTAGAAGATTCATCTCATTCTTGGATAAAGATTTTCTTCGGTAGTTTATTTTTGCTAGGGGGAACCCTTATAGCATTTATAGGTTGGAGATTAGGAAAGGTATTTTCAGATTTCCAATTAAAAAACAAGGAGTAG
- a CDS encoding type VII secretion protein, YukD family translates to MNPQTITIELAFRNQNFDVMIPTAVTINRLKILLREALVLKEIHLPEQFDLVLKNKPFSLAPSALISEYPIGNGDQFEIVTSVE, encoded by the coding sequence ATGAACCCCCAAACAATTACAATAGAACTTGCATTTCGAAATCAAAATTTTGATGTCATGATTCCAACTGCTGTAACAATTAATCGCTTAAAAATATTGTTAAGAGAAGCATTGGTCTTAAAAGAAATTCATTTACCAGAACAATTTGATTTGGTATTAAAAAACAAACCTTTTTCATTAGCACCTTCAGCTCTAATATCTGAATATCCTATTGGAAATGGTGATCAGTTTGAAATAGTTACGAGTGTAGAATAG